The following coding sequences lie in one Euhalothece natronophila Z-M001 genomic window:
- the rpe gene encoding ribulose-phosphate 3-epimerase, whose translation MSQKQTVIAPSILSADFSRLGEEIKAVDQAGADWIHVDVMDGRFVPNITIGPLVVSAIRPLTDKPLDVHLMIVEPEKYVEDFAKAGADIISVHAEHNASPHLHRTLQLIKDQGKQAGVVLNPGTPLELIDYTLELCDLVLIMSVNPGFGGQKFIPTIVPKIRQLRKICDERGLDPWIEVDGGLKGNNTWQVLEAGANAIVAGSAVFKADDYASAIDGIRNSKRPEPELATV comes from the coding sequence ATGAGCCAAAAACAAACGGTTATTGCTCCTTCTATATTATCTGCTGATTTCAGTCGTTTAGGAGAAGAAATAAAAGCTGTTGACCAAGCGGGTGCGGATTGGATTCATGTCGATGTAATGGATGGGCGTTTTGTCCCGAATATTACTATTGGCCCCCTTGTGGTCAGTGCCATTCGTCCCCTAACTGACAAACCCCTCGATGTTCACCTGATGATCGTCGAGCCAGAAAAATATGTAGAAGATTTTGCCAAAGCTGGGGCAGATATTATTTCCGTACACGCTGAACACAATGCCTCTCCCCACTTACACCGTACTTTACAACTGATTAAAGATCAGGGTAAACAAGCTGGTGTCGTTTTGAATCCAGGTACGCCTTTAGAACTCATTGATTATACCTTAGAATTGTGTGATTTAGTTCTAATTATGAGTGTTAATCCTGGATTTGGAGGACAGAAATTTATTCCTACAATAGTGCCTAAAATTCGTCAATTACGTAAAATTTGTGATGAGCGAGGATTAGATCCTTGGATTGAAGTGGATGGTGGATTGAAAGGGAACAACACTTGGCAGGTATTAGAAGCTGGTGCTAATGCTATTGTTGCTGGTTCAGCAGTATTTAAGGCTGATGATTATGCAAGCGCGATCGATGGCATCCGTAATAGCAAACGCCCTGAACCTGAATTAGCAACTGTCTAG
- a CDS encoding SWIM zinc finger family protein produces MAEREWWVLKWLDLLEKYRFKKRLERGRNYARDGNILAINFEGAKVTAQVQGTANEPYHLWIKLDPFSNEDWHYIIQTLAEKAIFSAQLLAGEMPQDIEEVFIANGLSLFPFSLSDVHSRCNCPDPKNPCKHIAAVYYELADRFSEDPFVLFQLRGRTREQILAQIRELRQQGTSQEVIGETGIDDVETEEVIEKITDDTVNLEEFWEYDEPLDSSLLQMTGDSDQTVLEVLGDFPLPSAESQAVKQYLQQVQKRVYSEVVHQTSP; encoded by the coding sequence ATGGCTGAACGAGAATGGTGGGTCTTAAAATGGCTTGATTTATTAGAAAAATATCGCTTCAAAAAGCGGTTAGAACGGGGTCGTAATTATGCCCGAGATGGGAATATCCTTGCGATTAATTTTGAAGGCGCAAAGGTAACAGCGCAAGTCCAAGGAACAGCAAATGAGCCTTATCATCTTTGGATTAAGCTCGATCCATTTAGTAATGAAGATTGGCATTATATTATTCAAACTTTAGCCGAGAAAGCAATATTCTCTGCACAATTATTAGCGGGGGAAATGCCACAAGATATTGAAGAAGTTTTTATTGCTAATGGTTTAAGTTTATTTCCATTTTCTCTTTCAGATGTTCATTCTCGCTGTAATTGTCCTGATCCTAAAAATCCTTGCAAACACATTGCTGCAGTTTATTATGAATTGGCAGATCGCTTTAGTGAAGATCCCTTTGTTTTATTTCAACTGCGCGGACGAACCAGAGAGCAAATTCTGGCACAAATTAGAGAGTTACGTCAACAAGGAACTTCTCAGGAAGTCATTGGGGAAACAGGAATTGATGATGTGGAAACAGAAGAAGTTATTGAGAAAATTACTGATGACACAGTTAATCTAGAGGAGTTTTGGGAGTATGATGAACCATTAGATTCTTCTCTGTTGCAAATGACAGGAGATAGTGATCAAACCGTGTTAGAAGTTTTAGGGGACTTTCCCCTTCCTAGTGCAGAATCGCAAGCGGTGAAACAATATTTACAACAAGTACAGAAACGAGTTTATTCTGAGGTGGTTCACCAAACAAGTCCATAA
- a CDS encoding thiol-disulfide oxidoreductase DCC family protein, whose amino-acid sequence MMEQTQWKVKILYDGECPLCLREVNFLQKRDAGRGLVKFVDITDENYTPEENSGIDFETAMERIHGILPDGTVVKDLEVFRRVYEVLGIGWVYAPTKLPILGAIADWIYNIWASWRLPLTGRPNLKTLVEQKRCSQESCGLAKTEPQ is encoded by the coding sequence ATGATGGAACAAACCCAATGGAAAGTCAAAATTCTCTATGATGGCGAATGCCCTTTATGTCTGCGAGAAGTCAATTTTTTACAGAAACGTGATGCCGGTCGAGGTTTAGTTAAATTCGTTGATATTACTGACGAAAACTATACTCCCGAAGAAAATAGTGGAATTGATTTTGAAACGGCTATGGAGAGGATTCATGGAATTCTCCCTGATGGTACTGTCGTCAAGGATTTAGAGGTGTTTCGTCGTGTTTATGAGGTATTAGGAATTGGCTGGGTTTATGCCCCAACTAAATTACCCATCCTTGGCGCGATCGCGGATTGGATTTATAACATTTGGGCGAGTTGGCGACTCCCATTAACGGGGCGACCAAACTTGAAAACCCTTGTAGAACAAAAACGCTGTTCTCAAGAAAGTTGTGGCTTGGCAAAAACGGAACCTCAATAA
- a CDS encoding bifunctional diguanylate cyclase/phosphodiesterase → MLKQSFLQLSLALIIILSAQISFQFSFLEGNISLFWMPAGVSLASFLLLGEKIWPAVAIGSFVINSSIEMPWTFSLAVIPSILQPWLATIAINRWKVRCQLDTLHDLGKFLAITVIALPILGGIIGASSFCLSLSCTTDNFFTILFQWAVGDAMGVLIITPLILTWVKSPLTNISRKRFSFILGFTFLIITNLFIFGIIEMPFLQNNIYPFQYLSFPFLIWAGYEFKQPGATLGIFITVLIAIWGTMQETGPFSQADTPDTALLLLWSFFTVISLATLILGTASSENEKAKERLQNLADYDALTKLPNRRIFYKAVDDFINICKIKDQNSFCAVLFIDLNRFKEINNSLGHPLGNQVLYQVAQRLRLNVPKQYLVARLGGEEFGIFLPNVRDLREAIIIAETILNTFRSSFQVNDVECFISLTIGINLGSCSYEKSDNIIRDADVAMCNAKQKEKGYCIFNPEMLAKRQSRLTIDQKLRKAITKEELSLFYQPIVDLSSGQITGFESLIRWYNQELGRVSPNRFIPIAEETGVILEIGEWVLKQAFHQLKQWEEHTRFDGKHFTLSVNVSPRQLKGKNFVEEVGNLIRDYNIDPKIINLEITETAILELDINKVVSELKEVGVGIYLDDFGTGESSLSRLYQLPLDVMKIDRAFVQELPDNKRKYAIAQTIINLAKNMDLDVIAEGIETEAQRQQLLEWGCEKGQGFLFYRPLTAEQATNIISGNCL, encoded by the coding sequence ATGCTTAAACAGTCATTTTTACAATTATCATTAGCTCTAATTATTATTCTCAGCGCCCAGATTAGTTTCCAATTTTCTTTTTTAGAAGGGAATATTTCTTTATTTTGGATGCCAGCAGGAGTTAGTTTAGCCAGCTTTCTCTTGCTTGGGGAAAAAATTTGGCCAGCAGTTGCAATTGGCTCTTTTGTTATTAATTCTTCCATAGAGATGCCTTGGACTTTTAGCCTTGCCGTGATTCCAAGTATCTTACAACCTTGGCTAGCCACAATCGCCATTAATCGCTGGAAAGTCCGTTGCCAACTGGATACACTTCATGATTTAGGAAAATTTTTAGCCATAACTGTTATCGCATTGCCCATCTTAGGCGGTATCATTGGAGCTAGTAGTTTTTGTCTCTCATTGAGTTGCACAACCGATAATTTTTTTACGATTTTATTTCAATGGGCAGTAGGAGATGCCATGGGAGTATTAATTATTACTCCTCTCATTTTAACTTGGGTGAAGTCTCCTCTCACAAATATAAGCCGCAAACGATTTAGCTTTATTCTTGGTTTCACCTTTTTAATCATCACCAATTTATTTATATTTGGCATTATTGAAATGCCTTTTCTGCAAAATAACATCTATCCTTTTCAATATCTCAGTTTTCCTTTTTTAATTTGGGCAGGGTATGAGTTTAAGCAACCAGGGGCAACGTTAGGGATTTTTATTACTGTTTTGATCGCTATTTGGGGAACAATGCAAGAAACAGGACCATTTTCTCAAGCTGATACCCCCGATACGGCTCTATTATTACTTTGGTCATTTTTTACTGTTATTTCCCTTGCTACTTTAATTCTTGGCACAGCCAGTAGTGAAAATGAAAAGGCAAAAGAGCGTTTACAAAATTTAGCTGATTATGATGCTTTAACTAAATTACCTAATCGACGTATATTTTATAAAGCTGTGGATGATTTTATTAATATCTGTAAAATCAAAGATCAAAATTCTTTTTGTGCAGTGCTTTTCATTGACTTAAATCGTTTTAAAGAAATTAATAACAGTCTTGGACATCCCCTTGGGAATCAAGTTCTTTATCAAGTAGCCCAACGGCTAAGACTGAATGTTCCTAAGCAATATTTAGTAGCACGCTTAGGGGGAGAAGAGTTTGGTATATTTCTTCCGAATGTTAGAGACTTAAGAGAAGCAATTATCATTGCGGAAACAATCTTAAATACCTTTAGATCATCTTTTCAAGTAAATGACGTTGAATGCTTTATTAGCCTAACAATTGGTATTAACTTAGGAAGTTGTAGCTATGAAAAATCTGACAATATTATTAGAGATGCTGATGTTGCCATGTGTAACGCCAAACAAAAGGAGAAAGGTTACTGCATTTTTAATCCAGAAATGCTGGCAAAGAGACAATCACGATTAACCATTGATCAAAAATTAAGAAAAGCAATTACAAAAGAAGAGTTATCTCTATTTTATCAGCCAATTGTTGATCTCAGTTCTGGGCAAATTACGGGATTTGAATCGTTAATTCGTTGGTATAATCAGGAACTTGGTAGGGTATCTCCTAACCGCTTTATTCCTATTGCTGAAGAAACAGGAGTCATTCTAGAAATTGGGGAATGGGTATTAAAACAGGCTTTTCATCAGTTGAAACAATGGGAAGAACACACAAGATTTGATGGTAAACACTTTACTCTCAGCGTTAATGTTTCTCCTCGGCAGTTGAAAGGAAAAAACTTTGTTGAGGAAGTGGGAAATTTGATTAGGGATTATAATATCGATCCAAAAATAATCAATTTAGAAATCACGGAAACTGCGATCTTAGAATTAGATATAAACAAAGTAGTTTCTGAATTAAAGGAAGTTGGGGTAGGAATTTATTTAGATGATTTTGGCACAGGAGAATCTTCATTAAGTCGCTTATATCAATTACCGCTAGATGTGATGAAAATTGATCGGGCTTTTGTACAAGAACTCCCTGATAATAAACGGAAATATGCGATCGCGCAGACAATTATTAATCTTGCCAAAAACATGGATTTGGATGTAATTGCAGAAGGAATTGAAACTGAAGCCCAACGCCAGCAACTTTTAGAATGGGGCTGTGAAAAAGGACAAGGATTTCTATTTTATCGACCGTTGACCGCAGAACAAGCAACTAATATTATCTCTGGAAACTGTTTGTAA